The nucleotide window GCACCGACGGAGAGCCCAACGAGCTTGTCAATCTCTTCAACGCGCGCGGTGAGCATGATGATGTAGCAGTCGGTGAAGGTGCGGACAATCCGACAGACTTCAATACCGTCCATAGCCGGCAAGCCCAGGTCTAGAACGATAATGGCCGGCGCCCAGTCTCGAGCCTTGGCGACAGCAGAGGCCCCGTCTGGTGCCGTCTCGACATCGAACCCGTCTCGTTCGAGGTACCCGGCGACAAGCTCGAGTAAGGGCACCTCGTCATCCACCACCAGCACGCGCGGCCGTGGCTCGGGTGTCGATTGAGACCTAATGGTGGCTGACGTCATGGTCTCATTGTCCCTCCGCAAGCTTCACGGGCCTGCCGGATGACCGGCAGCAACCGACATACCCAGCAAACCTTTGTCGATAGCCCGGCTACCTGGCCGCTCATGACGCATTCCGCTCCCTCGTGAGCTTGTCCGCTTGGACTACCTGGCTCGGGAATGGGGCTACCGGATCTCGCTCATCGCTGGTTCCGTCGCCGAACCCAGAGGGGTCTCAGATGGAGTCGGCAAATGCAGTCTCTTCAACAGCAATGCGTTGACGGCAACGATGACGCTTGAGCCTGACATAGAGATCGCGGCGATCTCCGGGCTGAGCTTGATGCCAAACCCTGGATAGAAAATCCCCGCTGCAATCGGGAGGGCGATCACGTTGTACCCAATTGCCCAACCGAGGTTCTGACGCATCTTGCGAACGGTGCCTTTTCCGATGCGCAGGGCGATGGGAACATCGAGCGGGTCGGAGCGCATGAGGACTACGTCCGCGGTCTCGATGGCGACGTCGGTCCCCGCCCCAATGGCGATTCCCAGATCAGCCTGAGCCAAAGCGGGAGCGTCGTTTACGCCATCACCGACCATGGCAACTCGTCTCCCCGCCTGCTGGAGCGCGGCGATCTTCGCTGACTTTTCCTCTGGCAGCACCTCGGCGATGATCGTGTCGATCTTCAGCAGAGACGCGATTCGCTGGGCGGTGGCCACGTTGTCACCGGTCAGCATCACAACTTCAATTCCTGCATCATGAAGCGCTTCTACGGCGGCGGACGCGGTCTCCCGGACGGCATCAGCAAGGGCCACGACCCCAACCGCCCGGCCGTCGACGGCGATGAGCACTGCCGTACGCCCCGTCGCCGCTAGTTCATCGCGTTTCGGAATCACCGGTCCTGCGTCCACTCCTTGGTCGAGAAGTAGTTTGTGGTTACCGACGAGTACCCGGTGGCCGTCCACCGTGGCTCCGGCACCGTGGCCTGGCACGTTTCGGAAGTCCGAAGCCGCCAGAATCGGGACGTTCCTGCTGGTGGCATAGTCCACGACAGCACCAGCAAGGGGGTGCTCAGATTCCCTCTCGACGGCGGCAACCAGAGCCAGGAGAGATTGCTCGTCGTAGCCGATGGTGAAGAAGTCTGTGACCTCTGGTTGGCCTTTGGTGAGGGTGCCGGTCTTATCCATCACAACCGTGTCGATCCGGGCCGCGGTTTCCAGCGCAGTGGCGTTCTTGAACAGAACGCCACGTTTCGCTCCCAGTCCGGTGCCGACCATGATCGCCGTGGGCGTAGCCAATCCGAGCGCGTCAGGGCACGTGATGACGACCACAGTGATTGCGAAGAGGATAGCGGTCGGGAGGCTGGCCCCTGTGACAAGCCATGCCGCCAGTGTCAGTCCTCCGCCGATCAGCGCCACCAAGACCAGCCAGAATGCGGCTCGATCAGCCAGGCGTTGACCGGGTGCCTTGGAGTTCTGGGCTTCTTGGACTAGGGCAACGATCTGGGCCAAGGCGGTGTCCGCGCCCACCTTTGTCGCCCGCACCCTGAGTGTTCCGGTGGTGTTGACCGTTGCACCGATGACGGCTGATCCAACGGATTTTGCGACAGGCAGGCTCTCGCCCGTGACCATGGACTCATCGATATCGGAATCGCCCTCCTCCACGACTCCGTCGGTCGGGACCTTTGCGCCGGGCCGCACCATCATCAGGTCACCGGGAAGCACCTCGGCGGTGGGCACTTCGATCGCCTCACCGTTTCGAAGGACGATTGCCATGGACGGTGCGAGCTCCAACAGGGTGCGGATGGCGTCGTTCGCCCCGCCGCGTGCTCGCATTTCGAACCAGTGGCCCAATAGAACGAAGCTGGCCAACACCGTGGCCGCTTCAAAGAAGACCTCTCCGCCGCCGGTCAAGGTGACGATCACGCTGTACAGCCACCCGGAGCCCACTCCAACTGCGACGAGCACCATCATGTCCAGAGTTCGGGCTCGCAACGCTCGGAACGCACCATCGAAGAAGATCCAGGCCGCGTAGAAGATCACCGGGAGAGACAGAATCAACGAGAACACGTCATCCCGCAGACCAAACGGTGCGGGCACCGTGAAACCGATCACATCCCGTCCAATCGGCGACCACAAGATGATCGGTATCGACAAGATTGCCGCTACCAGGAACCTATTGCGCATATCGCGCACCATGGCATCCATCGACATGCCCGCGTGAGCTCCGCCGTGACCCATCGTGTCCTGAGCTGTCCGCGTAACGTGCTCCTTGTGTGCAATATCTCGGTCGGGCCCCTCGTGCGACATGGACGAGCTGTGGGTCATGCCCGTCGGCTGAGAGCCGTTGTTCATTTCCTCGGAGCCTTCGAGGGGATCGCAAATGTGCTCAGGCACCGAACGGCCCGCGCAGTGATAGCCGCAGGCTTGGACCCAGCGGGTTAGCTCAGCCACAGAAGTCTGACTGGGGTCATAAGTGACTACCGCTGTCTGGGCGACCGGATTTGCCTCCACGCGAATCG belongs to Cryobacterium sp. SO2 and includes:
- a CDS encoding heavy metal translocating P-type ATPase; the protein is MSTEELSTVMEVGGVQWASSKAVAESMLGRRPGAIRVEANPVAQTAVVTYDPSQTSVAELTRWVQACGYHCAGRSVPEHICDPLEGSEEMNNGSQPTGMTHSSSMSHEGPDRDIAHKEHVTRTAQDTMGHGGAHAGMSMDAMVRDMRNRFLVAAILSIPIILWSPIGRDVIGFTVPAPFGLRDDVFSLILSLPVIFYAAWIFFDGAFRALRARTLDMMVLVAVGVGSGWLYSVIVTLTGGGEVFFEAATVLASFVLLGHWFEMRARGGANDAIRTLLELAPSMAIVLRNGEAIEVPTAEVLPGDLMMVRPGAKVPTDGVVEEGDSDIDESMVTGESLPVAKSVGSAVIGATVNTTGTLRVRATKVGADTALAQIVALVQEAQNSKAPGQRLADRAAFWLVLVALIGGGLTLAAWLVTGASLPTAILFAITVVVITCPDALGLATPTAIMVGTGLGAKRGVLFKNATALETAARIDTVVMDKTGTLTKGQPEVTDFFTIGYDEQSLLALVAAVERESEHPLAGAVVDYATSRNVPILAASDFRNVPGHGAGATVDGHRVLVGNHKLLLDQGVDAGPVIPKRDELAATGRTAVLIAVDGRAVGVVALADAVRETASAAVEALHDAGIEVVMLTGDNVATAQRIASLLKIDTIIAEVLPEEKSAKIAALQQAGRRVAMVGDGVNDAPALAQADLGIAIGAGTDVAIETADVVLMRSDPLDVPIALRIGKGTVRKMRQNLGWAIGYNVIALPIAAGIFYPGFGIKLSPEIAAISMSGSSVIVAVNALLLKRLHLPTPSETPLGSATEPAMSEIR